The Nitrosarchaeum sp. genomic interval AAAAATAGTTACAGGTATTTGCATTGCTTGTTCTGAAATGTGTGTCGGTTCTAATTTTGTATTAATTTTAATCAGTTCAGAATTTGAGTTTCCAAATAAAACTACGTTCATACTTTGGCTTGTTTGAGGTGTTACAGTCACCAAAATTTCTTGTTGTTCTCCTTGTTTGATGACAATCTCCCCTTTTTCTGTTTCAAGTGAGATTGGAATTTTCACTGAGGTATCTAAGACTCCGATATTGTTTTCTACCCATTCTGTAAACCATACTTGTTTATCTTTAAAGGTAAATCCAAAACTTTGGGATATCCCACAATCAGTTAGCTCTCCACAATCTGACCAAGTGGGATTCTTTGATGGGATGTCATATTCAATTAATGATTCAGAATTTGGATTAAACACTGCCAATCTATTTCCTGTCTGCTGATTAAACCACAAGTTACCTTCTGAATCAAATGCATTCCAATATGGGCGAGTAATTGGAGTTTTAATCAATCCTGAAGCATTACCATAAGTCAAAATGGACGGCTTTGAAGTGGTATACTCTAACACTTTTTTAGTGTCTGGACTGAATTTGTAAAATGAACTTCCTGCAGTATCTGCAATCCAAATATTCCCTAATGATCCAACAGAAACACCATTTGGTGCTTGAATTGAATCTGGAAGAGTATGCTGTTCCACTTCTTGTGTGATGGAATTTGTTTTAACAAGAATTACCTCTTTTTGATATTTCCACATTACAAACCAAATGTTTCCTTTATCATCAATAACTGCTTGACTTGTAAAGAATCCTTCAGGAATTGAAATAGTAGCGTTAGTAAATTTACCTTCATCTAATTTTTCATGATTTAAGATAACAATTTGGCTTCCTGTAAAATCATTAATCACAAAATTGTCATTATACAGTCCAATTTTCTGTGGAAATGATTTTTTTGTTTTTGCGGGAATTTGGAACTTTGAATATTTTTCTTCAGAGATTGAAAATTTCCACAATGATTCGTTTTTTTCATCAGTAAACCAAATTTCATTATCTTCTGTATATGCTATCCCCCACATCATTGATGCACTATTTAATGACCATTGATCATTGTGATACTCTGTAAATAATTTTGATTCAGGATCAAACTTTGCAACTTTACCAGTATTTGTCTGAGTAAACCAAATTTTGCCTTCAGCATCAGAAATTATAGAAAGAGGCTGAGAACAAGGCGTGGGAATTTCAAACTCTTTGATATATTGATTTGTTTTTGCATCTGAACTTCCGCAATGTTGCAACCTTTCATTAGGACTGTAATTGTCCGCAGGAGTTCCAGTTAATTCTGGCATCACATTTGTTTCTGTTGTTTGTGAAATAGCCTCTTCAGGTAATTCATTAAAAACAATAATGACAAATAGGGTAGCAATCAAAAAAACTGTTCCTGCTACAAAATATAGATACTTTTTCACAAATCAAACTAGTATTGCCTAGTTATAACTTCTAATTATGTTTGATAGTTCTACCAATTTTAGTTATCAAGAATCTGTTAATATCTAGCTAAACATTCTATATCTTGATTTTTTTGATTATTTGATCTAGATCTTAAACGAAGCTTTGTCTGACAACATGGACATCGTAAATCTTGTGAAATTATAAAAATCGAGCATTGAGTACATCTTTTTTGTCCATTTCCGTATCTAGAACTTCCATTCATATGTCTTGATTTAAAATGTGAGCATATTCCTTTACACAAATTCATGTTGAGTAATTCATCTCATTATCCATTAATTAATGCTAATCTTGTTTGATAGTTCTACCAATCATTTTTAGTAGGTGAAAAATTATCTAATATCGTGCAAAAAACTACTCTTAATAATAAACAAAAATTCAATATTCTTATTTTAATTACTGGCGTGCTTATGGCAATTAGCATACCTGTCTTTTTGCCTCATTTTCTTCATGGTCATGGAGTTCATACAGGGATTCACCTAGCCAGCATCTCACTTGGTTCTTTTCTTTCTGTTATAGGAGTGATGACATATCTAGAATACAAAACAAAAAGATTGTTGTTAGTGTTTTTTGCATTTGCAACTATAACAATAGCTGAAACATTATCTGCACTAAATATCATATTTTTGTTTTGGG includes:
- a CDS encoding SMP-30/gluconolactonase/LRE family protein codes for the protein MKKYLYFVAGTVFLIATLFVIIVFNELPEEAISQTTETNVMPELTGTPADNYSPNERLQHCGSSDAKTNQYIKEFEIPTPCSQPLSIISDAEGKIWFTQTNTGKVAKFDPESKLFTEYHNDQWSLNSASMMWGIAYTEDNEIWFTDEKNESLWKFSISEEKYSKFQIPAKTKKSFPQKIGLYNDNFVINDFTGSQIVILNHEKLDEGKFTNATISIPEGFFTSQAVIDDKGNIWFVMWKYQKEVILVKTNSITQEVEQHTLPDSIQAPNGVSVGSLGNIWIADTAGSSFYKFSPDTKKVLEYTTSKPSILTYGNASGLIKTPITRPYWNAFDSEGNLWFNQQTGNRLAVFNPNSESLIEYDIPSKNPTWSDCGELTDCGISQSFGFTFKDKQVWFTEWVENNIGVLDTSVKIPISLETEKGEIVIKQGEQQEILVTVTPQTSQSMNVVLFGNSNSELIKINTKLEPTHISEQAMQIPVTIFVDENAHQGSYKILLGTQIPDVSVSTYVTIKVI